The following are encoded in a window of Brevibacillus sp. DP1.3A genomic DNA:
- the glpT gene encoding glycerol-3-phosphate transporter yields the protein MLKLFKPAPPIDRLPDEQIDSEYKKLRLQVFLGIFIGYAAYYLIRKNFSLAMPYLIEEGYTKTELGFALSAISISYGISKFVMAIFSDRSNPRMFLPAGLILSALISLLMGVVPYFTSSVTIMFVMLFLNGWFQGMGWPPSGRVLVHWFSVSERGNKTAIWNVAHNVGGGLMAPLAVAGAAMFTGLSGNTASGYEGVFILPALVAIVFAFITYFLIRDTPQSAGLPPIEEYRNDYPNKAKKTFETEFSTKEILFKYVLNNKWVWAIAIANIFVYFVRYGVLDWAPTYLSEEKGFDMNKSSVAYFLYEWAGIPGTLLCGWLSDKLFKGRRGPAGFVFMLGVLIAVLVYWFNPPGNSVVDMICLIAIGFLIYGPVMLIGLQALDFVPKKAAGTAAGLTGLFGYLGGTVTANALMGVIVDKSGWDAGFMLLTASCVLAAFVFALTWNVRGQEVVKNH from the coding sequence ATGCTCAAACTGTTTAAGCCTGCACCGCCTATTGACAGATTACCTGACGAACAAATTGATTCTGAGTATAAAAAGCTCAGGCTTCAGGTGTTTCTCGGAATCTTCATCGGTTATGCGGCGTACTATCTCATCCGCAAAAACTTCTCGCTCGCCATGCCTTATTTGATTGAAGAAGGATATACAAAAACAGAGCTCGGTTTTGCGTTATCTGCCATTTCGATTTCCTACGGGATCAGCAAGTTCGTAATGGCCATTTTTTCAGACCGAAGCAACCCGCGAATGTTCTTACCTGCCGGTTTGATTCTTTCTGCACTTATTAGTTTGCTGATGGGCGTTGTTCCGTACTTCACCTCATCCGTCACGATCATGTTTGTAATGCTGTTCCTGAACGGTTGGTTCCAGGGAATGGGCTGGCCTCCATCCGGGCGTGTCCTCGTACACTGGTTTAGTGTAAGTGAAAGAGGAAACAAAACAGCCATTTGGAATGTAGCCCATAACGTTGGCGGAGGCTTGATGGCCCCTCTCGCTGTTGCAGGTGCAGCGATGTTCACCGGGCTTTCGGGTAATACCGCTTCCGGGTATGAAGGCGTGTTTATCCTGCCTGCTCTGGTTGCCATTGTCTTTGCATTCATTACGTATTTCTTAATTCGCGATACTCCGCAGTCAGCCGGCCTGCCGCCTATTGAAGAATATCGCAATGACTATCCAAACAAGGCGAAGAAAACGTTTGAAACAGAATTCTCGACAAAAGAAATCCTTTTCAAATATGTGTTGAACAATAAATGGGTTTGGGCAATCGCGATTGCCAACATCTTCGTCTACTTCGTCCGTTACGGCGTTCTGGACTGGGCGCCAACCTATTTGAGCGAGGAAAAAGGCTTTGATATGAACAAGTCGAGCGTTGCCTACTTCCTGTACGAATGGGCAGGTATCCCGGGAACGCTCCTGTGCGGCTGGCTGTCCGATAAATTGTTCAAGGGCCGCCGTGGACCCGCAGGGTTTGTCTTTATGCTCGGCGTATTGATCGCTGTTCTGGTCTACTGGTTCAACCCACCTGGAAATTCCGTGGTCGATATGATTTGCCTGATCGCTATCGGTTTCCTGATTTACGGTCCAGTCATGCTGATTGGTTTGCAAGCCCTTGATTTTGTTCCGAAAAAGGCTGCCGGAACCGCTGCAGGGCTGACCGGTCTGTTTGGTTACCTGGGCGGTACAGTCACAGCGAATGCATTGATGGGGGTTATCGTTGATAAATCCGGCTGGGATGCAGGATTTATGTTGCTGACAGCTTCGTGCGTATTGGCTGCTTTTGTTTTTGCCCTTACGTGGAATGTGCGGGGGCAGGAAGTAGTTAAAAATCATTAA
- a CDS encoding chitinase, translating to MYLIRKTGFLVVLSLILIFSIFPQSTNAMTPWTPNTVYKLGDVVTYQGQDYKCTFAHTSLVGWEPPNVPTLWQLQGPSAPDTIPPTSPANLNEVGKSSSSVSLSWSASTDNIAVQEYLVYNGDTLAGTSNTTSYTVTGLLANTTYSFKIQAKDAAGNVSPPSASITVTTLSKSPTEPVSKRVLIGYWHNFDNGSTVLKLRDVSDKYDVINVAFAEPVGGDHATMGFVPFNASVEEFKSDIAFLKSKGKKVLISIGGANGTVELTTEAAKQSFITSMTSIIQTYGFDGMDIDLEGSSLSLNAGDTDFRNPTTPKIINLISATQMITNTFGPSFILTMAPETAYVQGGYAAYGGPWGAYLPVIHALRDRMNYIHVQHYNSGALEALDGRTYQQGTADFQVAMAEMLLKGFPIGRNPNNMFPALRENQVAIGLPSAPSAAGGGYTSPADIQKALQYLVKGTSFGGTYKLQNPAGYPQFQGVMTWSINWDARNNYSFANNVRTSLDALNQ from the coding sequence ATGTATTTGATAAGAAAAACAGGATTTTTGGTAGTACTGTCGCTTATCTTAATCTTTTCTATATTCCCGCAGTCTACTAACGCCATGACACCGTGGACTCCCAACACCGTATACAAGTTAGGAGACGTGGTTACTTATCAAGGGCAAGATTACAAATGTACATTTGCCCATACATCGCTTGTCGGATGGGAACCGCCCAACGTACCGACACTGTGGCAACTGCAAGGTCCCTCTGCTCCCGATACCATTCCACCTACGTCCCCCGCAAATCTTAATGAAGTAGGGAAATCAAGTAGTTCGGTCAGCTTATCTTGGTCAGCTTCTACGGATAACATAGCTGTTCAGGAGTATCTCGTCTACAACGGAGATACACTCGCTGGTACATCGAATACAACATCCTATACCGTGACTGGGCTTCTAGCAAATACGACTTATTCATTCAAGATACAGGCAAAAGATGCCGCAGGCAATGTATCCCCACCCAGCGCCTCGATAACGGTAACAACTTTATCTAAATCCCCAACGGAACCGGTGTCCAAAAGAGTTTTGATTGGCTACTGGCATAATTTTGACAATGGATCTACGGTACTTAAGCTAAGAGATGTCTCAGATAAATACGATGTAATCAATGTTGCGTTCGCGGAACCAGTCGGTGGCGATCATGCGACAATGGGATTCGTGCCGTTCAATGCATCCGTTGAGGAATTTAAGTCAGATATCGCCTTTTTGAAATCAAAGGGGAAGAAGGTCCTCATCTCGATTGGCGGAGCGAATGGTACAGTAGAGCTGACGACGGAAGCTGCCAAACAAAGTTTTATTACCTCGATGACTTCGATCATTCAAACGTACGGATTTGATGGTATGGATATTGATCTGGAAGGAAGCTCCCTGTCGCTAAATGCAGGGGACACTGATTTTAGAAATCCGACAACGCCCAAAATTATAAACTTAATATCAGCGACTCAGATGATCACGAATACATTTGGCCCATCTTTCATTTTGACGATGGCGCCAGAAACGGCTTATGTCCAAGGAGGTTACGCTGCCTATGGTGGGCCGTGGGGCGCTTATCTGCCTGTGATTCATGCCCTTCGCGATCGAATGAATTATATCCACGTCCAACACTATAATTCTGGAGCGCTAGAAGCATTAGATGGTCGTACGTATCAACAAGGAACGGCTGATTTCCAAGTAGCGATGGCAGAAATGCTATTGAAAGGATTCCCTATCGGTCGTAATCCTAACAACATGTTTCCAGCCTTGAGGGAGAACCAAGTCGCTATCGGGTTGCCTTCTGCTCCAAGCGCTGCCGGGGGAGGGTATACGTCTCCTGCCGATATCCAGAAAGCCCTTCAATATTTGGTAAAGGGCACGTCTTTTGGAGGAACTTACAAACTCCAAAATCCAGCTGGTTATCCGCAGTTCCAAGGAGTTATGACCTGGTCTATCAACTGGGATGCTAGAAATAACTATTCGTTTGCCAATAATGTTCGCACTTCGCTTGATGCACTGAACCAGTAA
- a CDS encoding IS3 family transposase — protein sequence MKKAAGEYTISELCKLFGVSRSGYYAYLKRQGIDRDKSMKDLVQAVYKKYHGKYGYRQIQLFLLQDHGVWVNHKKVLRLMQEMGLRSRIRRKYRYHLASSVGGRVAQNILQRNFKADVPNQKWVTDVTQYRVSDTWLYLSAIKDLFNNEIVAYHMDVRNDNQLVLRTFEKAFEKTKDVTGLIVHSDQGFQYTSYAYHDMLPKVGAQISMSRRGNCYDNASMESFFSHLKTEGLYPYDIRSIDEAQRRIEKYIDFYNKNRPQRKLKKLTPVEFRRQLVA from the coding sequence ATCAAGAAAGCAGCAGGAGAATACACCATCAGTGAGCTCTGTAAGCTGTTTGGCGTCTCAAGAAGTGGATACTACGCATACTTAAAACGCCAAGGAATAGATCGGGACAAGTCTATGAAAGATTTAGTCCAGGCTGTGTATAAGAAGTACCACGGTAAATATGGGTATAGACAAATCCAACTATTTCTCCTGCAAGATCATGGGGTGTGGGTCAATCATAAGAAGGTACTACGTCTCATGCAAGAAATGGGGCTCCGTTCTCGAATACGTCGCAAGTATCGTTATCACCTTGCTTCATCGGTTGGGGGGCGAGTTGCCCAAAATATTCTACAGCGTAATTTCAAAGCAGATGTGCCCAATCAAAAGTGGGTAACGGACGTCACACAGTATCGTGTCTCGGATACTTGGCTCTACCTGTCTGCTATTAAAGATTTGTTTAATAACGAAATCGTGGCCTATCACATGGATGTTCGCAACGACAATCAATTGGTCCTACGGACCTTTGAGAAAGCTTTTGAAAAGACGAAAGACGTGACTGGACTGATCGTTCACAGCGATCAAGGATTCCAATACACGTCCTACGCTTACCACGACATGCTGCCAAAGGTTGGCGCCCAAATCAGCATGTCTAGAAGAGGCAACTGTTATGACAATGCCTCGATGGAGAGCTTCTTCTCGCATCTTAAAACGGAAGGGCTCTATCCTTATGATATCCGAAGTATCGATGAGGCACAAAGGCGAATCGAGAAGTACATTGACTTCTACAACAAAAATCGCCCGCAGAGAAAATTAAAAAAGCTGACGCCTGTTGAATTCAGACGCCAGCTAGTGGCCTAA
- a CDS encoding helix-turn-helix domain-containing protein, whose translation MPAKKGQKFKHYSEELKLQAIQMRLKGVSKRVIMEELKIHDEDRLKVWMRKYRKLGEFGLLDQRGRREEYIDANRYIEKLKRENKMLKKCLEIWMREVQSISMPQSRKQQENTPSVSSVSCLASQEVDTTHT comes from the coding sequence ATGCCAGCAAAGAAAGGGCAGAAGTTTAAGCATTATAGTGAAGAACTTAAGTTGCAAGCAATTCAGATGAGATTAAAGGGTGTTTCCAAACGGGTGATCATGGAAGAATTGAAAATTCATGATGAGGACCGACTAAAGGTCTGGATGCGGAAGTATAGGAAACTCGGAGAGTTTGGTCTTCTAGATCAACGTGGCCGTCGCGAAGAATACATAGATGCAAACAGATATATCGAAAAGTTAAAGCGGGAGAATAAGATGCTAAAAAAGTGCTTGGAAATCTGGATGCGGGAGGTGCAGTCCATAAGTATGCCGCAATCAAGAAAGCAGCAGGAGAATACACCATCAGTGAGCTCTGTAAGCTGTTTGGCGTCTCAAGAAGTGGATACTACGCATACTTAA
- a CDS encoding family 10 glycosylhydrolase, which translates to MKVRKWFMLLLMFVLCIPTMGISVQAAQTSSSISIYLDGQQIKSDVAPYIIPKANVTMVPMRVIGENLGAEVNWDPKSQTAMISKQDTLLSMTVNQKNALVNNNSIPLDASVQNKQGRIMVPLRFVSEQLGLAVKWEDKTRTIRLQSGNVATMTPPPQDVLSETGGMEPSTPVVTNGDLRGVWISTVYNLDWPSSGSYANPAKQQQEYIQLLDELQAMGMNAAFVQVRPSGDALYPSTLTPWSRFLTGTPGKDPGYDPLAFMVEETHRRGMQFHAWFNPFRATTDAKTDQLPANHVIKQHPDWIVNANKKLYINPGVPAARQQIINEVMEVVQRYDIDGVHLDDYFYPSNVAFADDAAFKAYNSKKIVSKADWRRDNINQFVQQLNQSIKSVKPHVQFGISPFGVWRNSNVDPTGSDTKAGVTAYDHMFADVRTWIQQGWIDYVTPQIYWSFSFAPAQYDKLVSWWANEVQGTNVKLYIGHSPYKLGTAEAGWQSAQEIINQLNYNAMVPQVQGSIFFSAKDLRKNPLGLLPALSSYYNR; encoded by the coding sequence ATGAAAGTACGCAAGTGGTTTATGCTTTTGCTAATGTTCGTACTATGTATTCCAACGATGGGGATATCCGTGCAGGCCGCGCAGACATCCTCTAGCATCAGCATCTATTTGGACGGGCAACAAATCAAAAGTGACGTCGCTCCGTACATTATTCCAAAAGCAAACGTAACGATGGTCCCTATGCGAGTGATCGGCGAAAATCTGGGAGCCGAAGTAAATTGGGATCCAAAGTCCCAAACCGCAATGATCAGCAAACAAGATACCTTGTTGTCCATGACGGTTAATCAGAAGAACGCTCTCGTGAACAACAACAGCATCCCACTCGATGCTTCTGTTCAGAACAAACAAGGAAGAATCATGGTTCCGCTGCGTTTTGTCTCCGAGCAGTTGGGCCTTGCGGTAAAATGGGAAGACAAAACAAGAACCATTCGCCTACAAAGCGGCAACGTCGCTACCATGACTCCGCCACCACAGGATGTATTGAGTGAAACTGGCGGAATGGAACCAAGCACACCTGTCGTGACAAACGGAGATTTGCGCGGGGTATGGATATCTACGGTCTACAACTTGGACTGGCCATCTTCCGGTTCTTACGCAAACCCAGCGAAACAGCAACAAGAATACATACAGCTGCTCGATGAGCTGCAAGCCATGGGAATGAACGCTGCCTTCGTGCAAGTACGTCCATCTGGAGATGCTCTGTACCCTTCTACACTCACTCCATGGTCGAGATTTTTGACGGGAACTCCAGGGAAAGATCCTGGCTACGACCCGCTTGCCTTTATGGTAGAAGAAACGCATAGACGCGGGATGCAATTCCACGCTTGGTTCAACCCGTTCCGTGCCACTACGGATGCAAAAACAGACCAATTGCCAGCGAATCACGTGATCAAGCAACACCCTGACTGGATTGTGAACGCAAACAAAAAGCTGTACATCAATCCGGGTGTTCCGGCGGCACGTCAGCAAATTATCAATGAAGTAATGGAAGTCGTGCAGCGCTACGACATCGATGGTGTCCATCTGGATGATTATTTCTATCCTTCCAATGTCGCCTTTGCAGACGATGCAGCTTTCAAGGCTTACAACAGCAAAAAAATCGTGTCCAAAGCAGACTGGCGCCGCGATAATATCAATCAGTTTGTTCAACAATTGAATCAGTCCATCAAGAGCGTCAAGCCTCACGTTCAGTTCGGGATCAGTCCATTCGGTGTATGGCGCAACAGCAACGTCGATCCAACCGGCTCCGATACAAAAGCTGGCGTTACTGCTTATGACCACATGTTTGCCGATGTGCGCACGTGGATTCAACAAGGATGGATCGATTATGTGACTCCGCAAATTTATTGGAGCTTTTCCTTCGCCCCTGCCCAATACGACAAGCTCGTTTCTTGGTGGGCAAACGAAGTACAAGGGACAAACGTCAAGCTCTACATCGGTCATTCCCCTTACAAGCTGGGAACGGCTGAGGCAGGCTGGCAGAGTGCCCAGGAGATTATCAACCAGTTGAATTACAACGCGATGGTTCCACAGGTTCAGGGCAGCATTTTCTTTAGTGCCAAGGACTTGCGGAAAAATCCATTAGGATTGCTTCCAGCTCTTAGCAGTTATTACAACCGCTAA
- a CDS encoding acetyltransferase — protein sequence MSFFLAQKAPIVFVPGLFGSMSDQIIPGTGDWGFGFARTAYEPFIRLLGKMGYPLNEQLFVAFYDWRRQIDISAERFLLPVIERAKQTTGSPYVNLICHSMGGLVARSYVQSEFYQNDVDQLLAFATPNAGSPVAYSYWAGGKLPRSVSAKRNVVELYMNVYLAYLEQSIPFHRIQAIHRHFPSLLDLTPSAAYGDYLLEKKQGVEAFVPYEQMVVKNQYMDFLNATMGIIAARNIRVTLVAGIGHETIHYLRTVPSLSPDKWVDGRVVGSINSDAGDGSVMANSVFALEGERYYVEATHLEILYKSEPLLRQLLE from the coding sequence ATGAGTTTTTTTCTTGCGCAAAAGGCACCGATTGTTTTTGTTCCGGGGCTGTTTGGGTCGATGAGTGATCAAATTATTCCGGGTACTGGTGACTGGGGCTTCGGGTTTGCCCGAACGGCTTACGAGCCATTTATCCGTTTGCTTGGAAAAATGGGTTACCCTCTCAATGAACAATTGTTTGTAGCTTTTTATGATTGGCGAAGGCAGATCGATATTTCAGCCGAGCGCTTTTTGCTACCTGTCATCGAGCGAGCGAAGCAAACGACAGGTTCCCCGTATGTCAATCTCATTTGCCATAGCATGGGGGGCCTTGTTGCTAGATCCTATGTCCAGAGCGAATTTTATCAAAACGATGTGGATCAGCTGCTCGCTTTTGCGACTCCCAACGCAGGATCGCCTGTCGCCTACAGCTATTGGGCAGGAGGGAAGCTGCCGCGCTCCGTTTCTGCCAAAAGAAATGTCGTAGAGCTATACATGAATGTTTATCTGGCCTATTTGGAGCAAAGCATCCCTTTTCATCGTATACAAGCTATTCACAGACACTTTCCCAGTCTCCTTGATCTCACCCCGTCAGCAGCATATGGCGATTATTTGCTGGAGAAAAAACAGGGGGTAGAAGCCTTCGTACCTTATGAACAAATGGTCGTGAAAAATCAATACATGGACTTCTTGAACGCAACGATGGGGATTATCGCTGCTCGCAATATTCGCGTCACGCTGGTAGCTGGCATTGGACACGAAACAATTCATTACCTGCGAACAGTCCCTTCGCTGTCTCCCGATAAATGGGTCGATGGAAGAGTAGTGGGCTCGATCAATAGTGACGCTGGGGATGGGAGTGTCATGGCAAACAGTGTATTCGCGCTGGAAGGTGAGCGTTATTACGTAGAGGCGACACATCTGGAGATTTTATATAAAAGTGAACCGCTTCTCCGGCAATTGCTAGAGTAG